From the Flavobacterium galactosidilyticum genome, one window contains:
- the rlmF gene encoding 23S rRNA (adenine(1618)-N(6))-methyltransferase RlmF encodes MKAKTNSEKTNLHPRNLDRFGYNFEQLINVSPELQQFVAVNQHDIDSSYSEQAKQTIDFSNPEAVKELNRALLIHHHNIQDWDIPQNYLCPPIPGRADYLHYIADLLATTNNGIIPEGELVQGLDIGIGANCIYPIIGNSAYGWSFVGTDIDENALQNCKKIIASNPKLMDPISLQLQTESRFIFKNIITPEDRFAFTICNPPFHSSQDEATKSSLRKVNNLESRNVITKTTKPVLNFGGHNAELWCEGGELGFITQMAYESAKYPMQCLWFTTLVSKKENLSSIYKTLNKVSAVEIKTIDMAQGQKTSRIVAWTFMSPAQQKAWKFE; translated from the coding sequence ATGAAAGCGAAAACCAATTCAGAAAAGACGAATTTACATCCACGAAATCTTGATAGATTTGGATACAATTTTGAACAATTAATTAATGTTTCTCCTGAACTACAACAATTTGTTGCAGTCAACCAGCACGACATTGACTCGAGCTATAGCGAACAGGCGAAGCAAACCATAGATTTTAGTAATCCTGAGGCTGTAAAAGAACTCAATAGGGCGTTGCTAATACACCATCACAACATTCAAGATTGGGATATTCCTCAAAACTATCTTTGCCCTCCAATTCCCGGAAGAGCTGATTACCTGCATTACATTGCTGATTTATTAGCCACAACGAATAATGGAATAATCCCTGAAGGCGAGCTCGTTCAAGGATTAGATATAGGTATAGGAGCAAATTGTATTTATCCTATTATTGGAAATTCCGCTTATGGCTGGAGTTTTGTTGGAACTGATATTGATGAAAATGCTCTTCAGAACTGTAAAAAAATAATAGCTAGTAATCCAAAACTTATGGATCCTATTAGTTTACAATTGCAAACCGAATCTCGTTTTATATTCAAAAATATAATTACCCCAGAAGACCGATTTGCTTTTACTATTTGCAATCCCCCATTTCATTCTTCTCAAGATGAAGCTACTAAAAGTTCGCTACGCAAAGTAAATAATCTAGAATCGAGAAACGTCATTACTAAAACCACTAAACCTGTTTTAAATTTTGGTGGACACAATGCTGAATTGTGGTGTGAAGGTGGTGAACTAGGATTTATCACTCAAATGGCTTACGAAAGTGCTAAATACCCAATGCAATGTTTATGGTTTACAACTTTGGTATCCAAAAAAGAAAACCTTTCGAGCATTTATAAAACCTTAAACAAGGTAAGTGCTGTCGAAATTAAAACAATTGATATGGCTCAAGGCCAAAAGACCAGTCGAATTGTCGCTTGGACATTTATGAGCCCAGCCCAACAAAAAGCGTGGAAATTTGAGTAA
- a CDS encoding DUF4249 domain-containing protein, with protein MKKLTLYIVLFLAIISSSCEDVIALDLNTAPPKLVVTAAINWKKGTSGKQQKVTLTTTTGFYSTEIPRVSQATVTIKNSNNVVFNFVESAVKGEYICNNFIPVLDETYTLTVISKGATYTATETLKPVPPITEIIQNDKGGFTGDQIEIKTFYMDPANETNYYLYKYAYSNQIKSNFYVDYDEFFNGNKFFSISQNDELKIGDKIEVTHYGISKPYYNYMNILVTISSNSGGSPFQSPPATVKGNIINTTNTADFPLGYFSLSEVDVKNYTIQ; from the coding sequence ATGAAAAAATTAACATTATACATAGTACTTTTTTTGGCTATTATATCAAGTAGCTGCGAAGATGTAATTGCCTTAGATTTGAATACTGCTCCACCTAAACTAGTTGTTACTGCAGCTATCAATTGGAAAAAAGGAACATCTGGCAAACAACAAAAAGTGACTTTAACGACAACTACTGGTTTTTACAGCACGGAAATCCCACGAGTTTCTCAAGCAACCGTTACAATTAAAAATAGCAATAATGTAGTGTTTAACTTCGTAGAATCTGCTGTTAAGGGTGAATATATTTGCAATAATTTTATTCCAGTTTTAGATGAAACGTATACATTGACCGTTATTAGCAAAGGGGCTACTTACACAGCAACAGAGACCCTTAAACCAGTTCCTCCTATAACAGAAATCATTCAGAACGATAAAGGCGGCTTTACTGGAGACCAGATTGAAATCAAAACATTTTACATGGATCCTGCAAACGAAACCAATTATTACCTTTATAAATACGCATATTCCAACCAAATAAAATCAAATTTTTATGTGGATTACGATGAATTTTTCAACGGAAATAAATTTTTTAGTATTTCCCAAAATGATGAATTAAAAATAGGCGATAAAATTGAAGTTACCCATTACGGCATTTCAAAACCGTACTACAATTATATGAATATTTTAGTTACTATTTCAAGCAACAGCGGCGGAAGCCCTTTTCAGTCGCCACCAGCTACCGTAAAAGGAAATATTATCAACACTACAAATACTGCTGATTTCCCATTGGGCTATTTCTCGTTAAGCGAAGTCGATGTGAAAAATTACACTATACAATAA
- a CDS encoding thiamine diphosphokinase, with protein MSSHHIVPDDQEPALIIANGAACHPELLGQLLEWSPLVIVLDSAMERVMELDIKVDVLLGDFDRGFNPEQYQTSQYPIEIIHTPDQNKTDLEKAFDYLIDRKIPAVNVVWATGKRADHTITNITNITRYRETLKIVILDDHSKIFLLPKKFEKWYTANTPISLIPVGQVTGIHSENLFYPLQDDSLTIGYRTGSSNRVTKDGIVKIQHDKGDLLMMECMD; from the coding sequence ATGTCCTCACACCATATCGTACCCGACGACCAAGAACCTGCTTTAATCATTGCTAATGGTGCTGCATGCCATCCTGAACTGTTAGGACAATTATTAGAATGGTCTCCTTTAGTTATTGTATTAGACTCTGCGATGGAAAGAGTAATGGAATTAGACATAAAAGTTGATGTTCTCTTAGGAGATTTTGATCGTGGATTTAATCCAGAACAATATCAAACGTCACAATATCCTATTGAAATAATTCATACACCGGATCAAAACAAAACAGATTTAGAAAAGGCATTTGATTATTTAATAGATAGGAAAATCCCAGCTGTAAATGTTGTTTGGGCTACAGGAAAAAGAGCTGATCACACTATTACTAATATTACGAACATAACAAGATACCGCGAGACATTAAAAATTGTTATTCTCGATGACCATTCTAAAATTTTTTTATTACCTAAAAAATTTGAAAAATGGTACACCGCAAATACTCCTATTTCGTTAATTCCTGTCGGTCAAGTTACAGGAATACATTCTGAAAATTTGTTTTATCCATTACAAGATGACTCCTTAACTATAGGTTATAGAACCGGTAGTAGTAACCGAGTTACTAAAGATGGCATAGTAAAAATTCAACACGACAAAGGTGATTTATTGATGATGGAATGTATGGATTAG